One stretch of Arthrobacter polaris DNA includes these proteins:
- a CDS encoding sensor histidine kinase, whose translation MPSLAGRGPKTRRRATLADNDSEVRAAIRRFLMVGLVSVIVVATPATLWIRAVSXRYTVDSAYHVTQRLADFAIAPMLTADLMAGERAALKHLDDRLDGWLVNGGXEEIMVWDASGRVVYSNVESHVGELLAATVPALDVLHGSTRTTEVSPEVEAIHESHTNARDLVGVLVSISTRDGQPLIVEAYYDAELVGRHHAGILLSVLPLVLLSLLALQLAQLIPAVRLARRIQGHRTAQQSLIQRSLDASDKERKRIARHLHDDVIQGLSGLAYALESQEYHGPQEQRSLFKDARTLLQENVTRLRXMTSSXYPSDLKELGLNEALMLLGSPLAARSIEVRMDLRDTLWIRCRXALLYRFAREALTNVTKHARASTVHINLESNADCIFLRIQDDGVGFNPEASAPAGHLGMTIMRDSIEDTGGSLDVISGIGEGTTLTATLPVSPSGVKG comes from the coding sequence ATGCCTAGCTTGGCGGGCCGTGGACCGAAGACCCGGCGGCGGGCGACCTTGGCAGATAACGATTCCGAGGTGCGTGCTGCAATTCGCCGGTTCTTGATGGTGGGATTGGTTTCCGTCATCGTCGTCGCCACACCTGCAACGCTCTGGATTCGTGCGGTCTCGNAGCGGTACACCGTAGATAGCGCCTACCACGTGACTCAACGGTTGGCCGATTTCGCCATTGCCCCGATGCTCACGGCGGATCTGATGGCCGGAGAGCGCGCTGCACTGAAACACCTCGACGACCGGTTGGATGGCTGGCTGGTTAATGGAGGGNTAGAGGAGATCATGGTGTGGGATGCGTCCGGCCGCGTTGTTTATTCCAACGTCGAATCCCATGTAGGCGAACTGCTGGCGGCCACAGTTCCAGCTCTAGACGTGCTGCACGGCAGCACCCGAACCACGGAGGTCTCACCCGAAGTCGAAGCCATCCACGAGAGTCACACCAATGCCAGAGACCTGGTTGGAGTGCTGGTCAGCATCTCCACGAGGGACGGCCAGCCACTGATCGTGGAAGCATATTACGATGCCGAACTGGTCGGTCGACACCACGCCGGGATCCTGCTTAGCGTCCTACCACTGGTCCTGCTGTCGTTGTTGGCCCTACAACTAGCCCAATTGATCCCCGCCGTCCGGCTCGCACGTAGGATCCAAGGCCATCGGACGGCCCAACAATCCTTGATCCAACGATCCCTGGACGCATCCGATAAAGAACGTAAACGGATTGCCCGGCACCTCCACGATGACGTGATCCAAGGGCTTTCCGGGCTCGCATATGCGCTGGAGTCCCAGGAATATCACGGGCCGCAAGAGCAACGCTCACTGTTCAAGGATGCCCGAACTCTGCTCCAGGAAAATGTCACCCGTCTGCGGNAAATGACCAGCTCCNTTTACCCATCGGACCTCAAGGAACTGGGGCTAAATGAAGCCCTGATGCTCCTGGGAAGCCCCTTGGCAGCGAGATCGATCGAAGTACGGATGGACTTGCGGGACACCCTGTGGATTCGGTGCAGGNCAGCACTCCTTTACCGCTTTGCCAGGGAGGCCTTGACCAATGTCACCAAACACGCACGCGCCAGCACCGTTCATATCAACTTGGAATCGAACGCAGACTGCATCTTCCTGCGGATCCAGGACGACGGTGTGGGCTTCAATCCGGAGGCCAGCGCCCCAGCCGGACATCTGGGAATGACCATCATGCGCGACTCCATCGAGGATACTGGCGGATCTCTCGACGTCATCTCCGGGATTGGAGAGGGTACGACGTTGACCGCTACCCTGCCGGTATCCCCATCTGGAGTCAAGGGCTAG
- a CDS encoding response regulator transcription factor, which translates to MLIVDDHTTXAELLSGALDREPDLLSIGTAGTVASGIEQCRALEPDVIIMDHQLPDGSGIDAASQILAFAPHSRIIILTGHPTPQGLAQAASLGAAAFLPKGGSLAVVLDALRYSXRGGMIVPPGLIAQYPKPEPEAVTRANLTARXMEILRLMAMGHDVGTNSRLLGITLNTCRGHVKSILAKLGTHSQLEAVAAATKLGILGPTGDA; encoded by the coding sequence GTGCTCATCGTTGATGACCACACCACTNTTGCCGAATTATTGTCAGGCGCGCTGGATCGGGAACCGGATTTGTTGAGTATCGGCACCGCCGGTACCGTAGCGTCAGGCATTGAGCAGTGTCGGGCCCTTGAACCTGATGTGATAATCATGGATCACCAGCTGCCTGATGGCAGCGGGATTGACGCAGCCTCGCAGATACTCGCCTTCGCACCGCACTCACGGATCATCATACTGACTGGTCACCCCACACCGCAGGGATTGGCACAAGCCGCTTCCCTAGGCGCTGCCGCATTCCTCCCGAAAGGCGGCTCGCTAGCCGTTGTACTCGATGCCCTCCGCTATTCTNCCCGGGGTGGAATGATCGTCCCTCCCGGTTTGATCGCTCAGTACCCCAAGCCAGAACCAGAGGCCGTTACCAGAGCGAATCTCACGGCCAGGNAGATGGAAATCCTGCGCCTGATGGCCATGGGCCACGACGTCGGGACAAACTCGCGGCTCCTGGGAATTACCTTGAATACCTGTCGTGGACATGTGAAGTCCATTTTAGCCAAGCTGGGAACCCACTCCCAGCTGGAAGCTGTCGCAGCTGCCACTAAGCTCGGAATTTTGGGGCCTACCGGCGATGCCTAG
- a CDS encoding BTAD domain-containing putative transcriptional regulator — MATPKLVPGRRSTVSIRILXSLQVRRGDLLLDPQQLGGAKPRQVLEILVLHLGNPVSKETIIEKLWAGHPPAGAINTLESYICVLRRNLQPGRSXKSGPIMTTSGGYLLDPGQVDLDLTAFNSALTSAAKAETDEAAYPFLCAALELAAEPLFGEGPLPEWAENERRAHDTSMVQSRIRAAEIASRLTRSEESIVWAQAALGGDMLSERAWTIMVLELERANRTAEALHAYERCRQIFRRDLGCTPGPTLIEAHARLLRNTSWCGGELSNVFSALLLVDEQLRTAAVKSSGAVPRTPTPDFTNLYMKQSKQWTPSCFGH, encoded by the coding sequence ATGGCAACACCAAAACTGGTTCCGGGACGCCGCAGCACAGTGTCCATAAGAATTTTGNGCTCATTACAGGTCCGCCGCGGAGATCTACTTCTAGATCCTCAACAATTGGGCGGAGCCAAGCCTCGCCAGGTCCTAGAAATCCTGGTGTTGCATTTAGGGAATCCCGTCTCCAAGGAAACGATCATTGAGAAGCTTTGGGCAGGCCACCCGCCTGCAGGTGCCATCAACACCCTTGAAAGCTACATCTGTGTCTTGCGGCGCAACCTTCAGCCAGGACGGTCAGNNAAGTCTGGCCCGATCATGACTACCTCCGGCGGATATCTACTTGACCCTGGGCAGGTGGACCTAGATTTGACGGCCTTCAACTCAGCACTGACCTCCGCTGCGAAAGCCGAAACCGACGAGGCCGCCTATCCCTTTCTATGCGCTGCCCTTGAGCTTGCAGCAGAGCCATTGTTTGGTGAAGGTCCGCTGCCTGAGTGGGCTGAAAATGAACGCAGAGCCCACGATACATCCATGGTCCAGTCCCGGATTCGGGCTGCGGAAATCGCCTCGAGACTCACTCGATCCGAAGAGTCCATCGTCTGGGCCCAGGCTGCATTGGGAGGCGACATGCTCAGTGAACGGGCCTGGACCATCATGGTGCTGGAGCTCGAACGGGCCAACCGCACCGCTGAGGCCCTGCATGCATACGAACGTTGTCGGCAGATATTTCGACGGGATCTGGGGTGCACTCCGGGCCCGACTCTCATTGAGGCTCATGCCAGGCTCCTGCGAAATACCTCATGGTGTGGCGGAGAACTATCCAACGTCTTTTCGGCACTGCTGTTAGTGGATGAGCAACTACGAACAGCTGCGGTGAAGTCCTCTGGGGCCGTACCCCGGACTCCCACCCCAGACTTCACGAATCTGTACATGAAGCAGTCAAAGCAGTGGACGCCTTCCTGCTTTGGGCATTAG
- a CDS encoding cytoplasmic protein — translation MEMDPVEANPQNYRLVFENHRVRVLEYTDTPGHWTAEQHYPDSVMITASTFRRRLSSNGQSIDVELPSGVARWMSAQDHYGENIEETDTHAFFVELKEPTRGPSQAQGGSLGPADP, via the coding sequence ATGGAGATGGATCCAGTGGAGGCGAATCCGCAGAACTATCGGCTGGTCTTTGAGAACCATCGGGTTCGTGTGCTCGAGTACACGGACACGCCAGGACACTGGACCGCAGAGCAGCACTACCCGGACAGTGTGATGATTACGGCCAGCACGTTCCGCCGCCGTCTTTCGTCCAACGGACAAAGTATCGATGTGGAATTGCCTTCTGGCGTGGCACGCTGGATGTCTGCTCAGGATCATTACGGGGAAAACATCGAAGAAACAGACACCCACGCGTTCTTTGTGGAGCTCAAGGAACCAACCCGGGGCCCATCTCAAGCGCAAGGCGGCTCGTTGGGACCGGCAGATCCCTGA